In Centropristis striata isolate RG_2023a ecotype Rhode Island chromosome 1, C.striata_1.0, whole genome shotgun sequence, one DNA window encodes the following:
- the LOC131977281 gene encoding CD209 antigen-like protein C: protein MTWDEENLCDVSSRKKKLYRLVAVSVGLLCMLQATVNISLRLALHSSGSRTPDFEAIIKNLTAEGEQLKMKLSTFYNYSKEGWMYFNHSFYYISSINKPWQDSRNDCLQRGADLLIINSKEEQEFARQFKRLTWLGLTDRETEGTWKWVDGTALNQSYWRRGEPNSFQGKDEDCGELRFPDEENGWNDISCTSQNYWICEKMQA from the exons ATGACTTGGGATGAAGAAAACCTGTGTGATGTTTCATCCAGAA AGAAAAAGCTTTACAGACTGGTTGCTGTGAGCGTCGGACTCCTGTGTATGCTACAAGCTACTGTCAACATTTCCCTGCGACTTGCTCTCC ACAGTTCTGGTTCGAGGACACCAGATTTTGAGGCCATTATCAAAAATCTGACTGCAGAGGGAGAACAACTAAAGATGAAGCTGAGTACCTTTT ATAATTACTCCAAGGAAGGATGGATGTATTTCAACCACAGTTTCTACTACATATCTTCCATCAACAAGCCCTGGCAGGACAGTAGAAACGACTGCCTGCAGCGTGGTGCAGACCTGCTGATCATCAACAGCAAAGAGGAGCAG GAATTTGCAAGACAGTTCAAACGGCTGACATGGCTCGGTCTGACcgacagggagacagaggggacgTGGAAATGGGTGGATGGGACTGCACTGAACCAAAG CTACTGGAGACGTGGGGAGCCGAACAGCTTTCAGGGCAAAGATGAAGACTGTGGAGAATTAAGGTTCCCTGACGAGGAAAACGGCTGGAATGATATATCGTGTACATCGCAAAACTACTGGATCTGTGAAAAGATGCAGGCTTAA